One Ignavibacterium album JCM 16511 genomic region harbors:
- a CDS encoding choice-of-anchor D domain-containing protein yields MRKLFSILSLVVLLVGVAAAQPEIDIPMTFGDGVALNNQIRFGLGLTMTNGIDFPWESDLPPFPPAGAFEARFDLTPYAGSALSSYQDYRPAASFPFSGTVEHRIIWQLGDGNTGFYIGYNLPPEATILIKDELGGIVFNSGTLSGSGTYHITAPLTSARMTVTYTNIGNVPAPGFSLSPASLNFGPVAVGSSSAAQTVTVTNSGTLPLSITNITSDNAQFTFTSAALPITVPAGGNTTVDVTFTPSSLGNQSGNIIFTHNAPGSPTSLPVQGVGADAGPTFAVSPASVNFGNVSVGNTVTANVTVTNNGLTNPLVISSAVAAPGDFSVSPASATVPPLGSQVFTVSFTPSAGGTINGTLTFTHNASGSPSTVNLTGNGVAVFGLIFAQDTVYNLEDSSYTETMQLKSLSAKAQALQFRILVNKSAGDNIFLTFQNIQKGSDVSDPSWVLQYNVFRGPLTSNGASVDSIYVLLYNLNQNGGLNPGDYNDLFKVKYRVADLPALVDTARSTFKITNAEASTYQGFPINITPSRNTLTVLATNRVRSYGDVNGDGFIDILDLIDVVDHIVGRDSLDAAEFARADIAPWTIGAPDPTPDGFVNVQDLSVIQNIILTGFYPSGVQVNNKPEVQNNYLAKSNGDEEAKLILYLNKNGIAMHLDSKVAIRGAQIHFGQLPDNPGNVNMESELGGGYYFHQVDLLRVLMYDQAGQKYIEEGRHYLGNIPFTIQRPQDISIDKLILVSLDKRKLTNIKVEIIYGDAPLPYDYELFQNFPNPFNPSTSVMFTVPKNGLVTIKVYDMLGQEVATLVNEVVDRGVYTVNWDGLTNQGSYVASGNYIYRMVAGDFVKSRKMMLIK; encoded by the coding sequence ATGCGTAAACTATTTTCAATCCTTTCATTGGTTGTTCTGTTAGTAGGTGTAGCTGCAGCACAACCTGAAATAGACATCCCAATGACTTTTGGAGATGGTGTTGCATTGAATAACCAAATCAGATTTGGATTAGGTTTGACAATGACAAATGGTATTGATTTCCCTTGGGAAAGCGATCTACCACCATTCCCACCAGCAGGTGCTTTTGAAGCTAGATTTGATTTAACCCCTTATGCCGGCTCTGCATTGAGTTCATATCAGGACTACAGACCTGCTGCTTCTTTCCCATTCAGCGGTACAGTTGAACACAGAATAATATGGCAGTTGGGCGATGGTAATACCGGTTTCTACATTGGTTATAATCTTCCACCTGAAGCGACGATACTTATCAAAGATGAACTTGGTGGAATAGTCTTCAATAGTGGTACATTAAGCGGTTCAGGTACTTATCATATTACTGCACCATTAACATCTGCAAGAATGACCGTTACATATACTAATATAGGGAATGTTCCTGCACCGGGTTTTAGTTTATCTCCGGCTTCATTAAACTTCGGACCAGTAGCTGTTGGTTCAAGTTCTGCTGCTCAAACAGTGACTGTTACCAACAGTGGAACATTACCACTTAGTATAACTAACATTACATCAGATAATGCTCAGTTTACTTTCACATCTGCAGCATTACCAATTACAGTTCCTGCAGGTGGAAATACAACTGTTGATGTAACATTTACACCAAGTTCGTTGGGTAATCAATCAGGTAATATTATTTTCACACACAATGCCCCCGGCTCACCAACTTCATTACCTGTTCAGGGTGTTGGTGCAGATGCAGGACCAACATTTGCAGTATCACCTGCATCAGTAAACTTTGGAAATGTTTCAGTTGGTAATACTGTTACTGCTAATGTAACTGTAACAAATAACGGATTAACAAATCCATTGGTAATTTCAAGTGCTGTTGCAGCACCAGGTGACTTTTCAGTTTCTCCTGCATCGGCAACAGTTCCGCCTTTGGGAAGTCAGGTATTTACAGTGTCATTTACTCCAAGTGCCGGCGGAACAATAAACGGTACATTAACATTTACTCATAATGCATCTGGTTCACCAAGTACTGTAAACCTCACCGGTAATGGTGTTGCTGTATTTGGATTAATCTTCGCACAAGATACTGTTTACAATCTTGAAGACTCATCATATACAGAAACAATGCAATTAAAGAGTCTGAGTGCAAAAGCACAGGCATTGCAGTTCAGAATACTTGTCAATAAATCAGCCGGTGATAATATATTCCTTACATTCCAGAATATTCAGAAGGGTTCTGATGTAAGTGACCCAAGTTGGGTTCTTCAGTATAATGTATTCCGTGGTCCTTTAACTTCAAACGGAGCTTCGGTAGATTCTATTTATGTATTACTTTACAATCTGAATCAGAACGGTGGACTCAATCCGGGCGATTACAATGATCTGTTCAAAGTTAAATATCGTGTAGCTGATCTGCCCGCACTCGTTGATACAGCAAGATCAACCTTCAAGATAACAAATGCAGAAGCATCAACATATCAGGGATTCCCGATTAACATCACTCCTTCGAGAAATACCCTTACAGTTCTTGCAACTAACAGAGTAAGAAGTTATGGTGATGTTAACGGCGATGGTTTCATTGACATTCTTGACCTGATTGATGTTGTTGATCATATCGTTGGACGTGACTCTCTGGATGCAGCTGAATTTGCACGAGCTGATATTGCTCCGTGGACAATTGGTGCACCGGATCCTACACCAGATGGATTTGTAAATGTTCAGGACCTCTCAGTTATACAGAACATAATTCTTACAGGATTCTATCCAAGCGGAGTTCAGGTTAATAACAAACCCGAAGTTCAAAACAACTATCTTGCTAAATCTAACGGTGATGAAGAGGCAAAACTTATTCTCTATCTGAATAAGAATGGAATTGCAATGCATCTTGATTCAAAAGTTGCAATCCGTGGTGCTCAGATTCATTTCGGACAGTTGCCTGATAATCCCGGCAATGTAAATATGGAGTCCGAACTTGGTGGCGGTTATTACTTCCATCAGGTTGATTTGCTGAGAGTACTTATGTATGATCAGGCAGGTCAGAAGTATATTGAAGAAGGAAGACACTATCTTGGAAATATTCCATTCACAATTCAGAGACCACAGGATATTTCAATTGATAAGTTAATCCTTGTAAGCTTAGATAAGAGAAAACTTACAAACATTAAAGTTGAAATAATCTATGGCGATGCACCGCTTCCTTATGATTATGAATTGTTCCAGAACTTCCCGAATCCATTCAACCCATCAACAAGTGTAATGTTCACTGTGCCGAAGAACGGATTGGTAACAATCAAAGTTTATGATATGCTCGGTCAGGAAGTTGCAACTTTGGTTAATGAAGTTGTTGACAGAGGCGTTTACACTGTTAACTGGGATGGATTGACAAATCAGGGTTCCTATGTGGCCAGCGGAAACTATATCTACAGAATGGTTGCAGGTGATTTCGTTAAATCAAGAAAGATGATGTTAATTAAATAA
- a CDS encoding T9SS type A sorting domain-containing protein, with product MKKHLFFLTALFLFSTFSFAQFQEPTVKLPLTIDDGAGASRTMFFGLDTLGTDGIDIIFGESDVPPFPPIGAFEARFFLPENNFSGSLGSYIDIRNATFPFTGQKEFRLAYQPGFGTVINVTWNLPHNQANGVLQDIITGTLINVPMADSGMYTVTNPNVFNRLKMLINFVNIIPVELSSFSASVIGSSVQLNWTTATELNNSGFEVQRKTDNSDWQTLTFIKGAGTTTQPQSYSYVDNSVSSNTKYYYRLRQNDFDGKFSFSNVIEIDISSPKDYSLEQNYPNPFNPSTNISFTLPKSSNVKLTVYNHLGEEVTQIVNQQLEAGTFIYNWNANGQASGIYFYELQADGFKQTRKMSLLK from the coding sequence ATGAAAAAACATTTATTCTTTTTAACTGCTTTGTTTTTGTTTAGTACATTCTCATTTGCACAATTTCAGGAACCAACTGTCAAACTGCCTCTTACTATTGATGATGGAGCAGGTGCGAGCAGAACAATGTTCTTTGGACTCGATACACTCGGAACAGATGGCATTGATATTATTTTTGGTGAAAGCGATGTACCACCGTTTCCACCTATCGGAGCATTTGAGGCAAGATTCTTTTTACCTGAAAATAACTTCTCGGGTTCACTCGGTTCCTACATAGATATCAGAAATGCTACATTCCCCTTTACAGGGCAGAAAGAATTTCGTCTTGCTTATCAACCTGGTTTCGGAACCGTTATAAATGTAACCTGGAATCTTCCTCATAATCAGGCAAACGGAGTATTACAGGATATCATTACAGGGACTTTAATTAATGTTCCTATGGCTGATTCCGGAATGTACACTGTTACTAACCCGAATGTTTTCAACAGATTGAAGATGTTAATAAACTTCGTTAACATTATTCCTGTAGAACTTTCTTCCTTTTCTGCTTCGGTTATCGGCTCTTCGGTTCAGCTTAACTGGACTACTGCAACCGAGTTGAATAACAGCGGATTTGAGGTTCAGAGAAAAACAGATAACTCTGACTGGCAAACACTTACTTTTATAAAAGGTGCCGGAACAACAACTCAACCACAAAGTTATTCTTATGTTGATAATTCTGTAAGTTCAAACACTAAATACTACTACAGACTCAGACAGAATGACTTTGATGGTAAATTCAGTTTTTCAAATGTTATTGAAATTGACATAAGTTCACCGAAGGATTATTCACTTGAACAGAATTATCCTAATCCTTTTAATCCTTCAACTAATATTTCTTTTACATTGCCAAAGTCATCCAATGTAAAATTAACCGTTTATAATCATTTGGGAGAAGAAGTAACACAAATAGTAAATCAACAGCTTGAAGCCGGAACATTTATTTATAACTGGAATGCGAACGGACAAGCATCCGGAATTTATTTCTATGAACTTCAGGCCGATGGTTTTAAGCAAACAAGGAAAATGAGTCTCCTGAAATAA
- a CDS encoding transposase, translated as MKNEKRKFTAEFKVQVLREHLENQVSVAKICEQYNINPNLFYLWKKELFAGALERFSNKKNSNTDQVKLSKLEEKLKDKDSLISEIVEDNLRLKKKLNGGY; from the coding sequence ATGAAAAACGAAAAAAGAAAGTTCACAGCAGAATTTAAAGTGCAGGTTTTAAGAGAGCATTTAGAAAACCAGGTTTCGGTTGCTAAAATATGCGAGCAGTATAATATCAACCCTAATCTGTTCTATCTCTGGAAGAAAGAGCTATTTGCCGGAGCCCTGGAAAGATTTTCAAATAAGAAAAACAGTAATACTGATCAGGTAAAACTTAGTAAATTGGAAGAAAAACTAAAGGACAAAGATTCTTTGATAAGTGAAATAGTAGAAGATAACTTAAGATTAAAAAAAAAGCTGAATGGTGGGTATTAA
- a CDS encoding DDE-type integrase/transposase/recombinase, with amino-acid sequence MWVEQEIRDSVVKQITYLSFRSGIPVKKLLPIIGLCRVKFYKWVKRSGTANNHNGKIPKTHWLTPDEVKAIEDFAREHYSESDYFLKDGYRRVAYKMLDLNIVAVSPSSVYCILKKAGLLNKWNTEKSNLKATGIKQPDFPHKHWHVDIKYLNFNGTFLFLISVLDGYSRYALHHEVRHTMNEYDVQLTVQNAKEKFPSARPRIISDNGAQFISKEFKQFIKDAEFTHVKTSVNYPQANGKIERYHRTISEECLRIKSPVSFDDFKIYIEDYVNFYNTKRLHASLNYLTPEDYLLGRKEIRITQRELKLEKAELNRASYWKTLEQAA; translated from the coding sequence ATGTGGGTTGAACAAGAAATAAGAGATTCGGTAGTAAAACAGATTACATATCTTTCATTTAGAAGTGGAATACCGGTAAAAAAACTACTGCCAATTATCGGATTATGCAGAGTTAAGTTTTACAAATGGGTAAAAAGATCCGGCACAGCCAATAATCATAACGGAAAGATACCAAAGACTCATTGGTTAACGCCTGATGAAGTAAAAGCAATAGAAGACTTTGCAAGAGAACATTATTCTGAAAGTGATTATTTTCTTAAAGACGGTTACCGCAGAGTTGCTTATAAAATGCTGGACTTAAATATCGTTGCAGTCAGTCCATCGTCTGTTTATTGTATTCTAAAGAAGGCTGGTCTGTTAAACAAGTGGAATACTGAAAAAAGCAATCTTAAAGCAACAGGAATTAAGCAACCTGATTTTCCGCATAAACACTGGCACGTGGATATTAAATATTTGAACTTTAACGGAACATTCTTATTCCTTATTTCTGTGCTTGATGGTTACTCACGATATGCACTTCATCACGAGGTAAGGCATACTATGAATGAATATGATGTACAACTTACGGTTCAAAATGCAAAGGAAAAGTTTCCATCAGCCAGACCAAGAATTATATCAGATAATGGAGCTCAGTTTATCTCAAAAGAATTTAAGCAGTTTATTAAAGATGCTGAATTTACTCACGTAAAAACATCGGTTAATTATCCACAGGCTAACGGTAAAATTGAACGCTATCATAGAACAATTAGCGAAGAATGTTTAAGAATAAAATCACCTGTTAGCTTTGATGACTTTAAGATTTATATCGAAGATTACGTAAACTTCTACAACACTAAAAGACTTCACGCTTCACTTAATTATCTAACACCAGAAGATTATCTGTTAGGCAGAAAAGAAATTAGAATTACTCAAAGAGAATTAAAATTAGAAAAAGCTGAACTAAACAGAGCCAGTTATTGGAAAACTTTGGAACAAGCAGCTTAA
- a CDS encoding transposase gives MRYVASREQKTCMKELCQVYSSPTEESALIALDKLEEKCGKKDSLSIRSWRQNWVQASTFFKYPDEIRKIIHTTNVVEAVHRQFRKVTKERSIFPNDHTLKKCSF, from the coding sequence TTGAGGTATGTTGCGAGTAGAGAACAAAAAACATGTATGAAAGAACTTTGTCAAGTTTACTCATCACCAACTGAAGAATCTGCTCTTATTGCTCTGGACAAACTTGAAGAAAAATGTGGTAAGAAAGATTCTTTATCAATAAGAAGCTGGAGACAAAACTGGGTTCAAGCTTCTACCTTTTTCAAATATCCTGATGAGATTAGAAAAATCATCCATACTACCAATGTAGTTGAAGCTGTGCATCGACAATTTAGAAAAGTAACAAAAGAGAGAAGCATTTTTCCCAATGATCATACGCTAAAAAAATGCTCTTTTTAA
- a CDS encoding trypsin-like peptidase domain-containing protein, translating to MIKQSSLRIYSVVTFISLTIFFFSSCGSEKKVDPGKIAEYNKPAVVYIETYWKGKVSFPEVQINQDALTRYARMIYSSRRMTEEQLIMELINEILNRPELYVVPNPNVMKEKEVMSGASGSGWVITPDGYVVTNAHVVKVDDDELKQMIIMQAFQEQINEDIQVTIGDLQQMGLTLTDEQRQKLANVYASFYARYMTLLTKPVIQTFVNLGAAIPGYGNVQKGYPAEIKKSGEPAPGKDVAILKINANNLPTVTLSDEKVKIQDRVIAMGYPGVATFNPMLTQDQSNIVPTTTAGTISAFKKMGTGAWEVYQHDVAITHGNSGGPLFNEKGEVIGINTFGSGKYNSQTGSWEEVQGFNFAIPATIVKEFLNELNVKPEQGKLTQMYHEAIDLFFEDHFEAAKDKFKEIYDASSAFPYVQEMKEKCVAEINAGRNVAMFPYTYVFAGAAVVLIGLLFVLVVLPKMKKQPAVVIPSVTSVKTTVEEEVKKISESTTTSSSTKFCTNCGEKLQSGAKFCPSCGTKVM from the coding sequence ATGATTAAACAATCTTCTTTACGGATTTATTCCGTAGTGACTTTCATTTCTCTTACCATTTTTTTCTTCAGCAGTTGTGGGTCTGAGAAAAAAGTTGATCCCGGGAAAATTGCTGAGTATAACAAACCGGCTGTAGTTTATATAGAAACTTACTGGAAAGGTAAAGTAAGTTTTCCCGAAGTTCAGATAAATCAGGATGCATTAACAAGATATGCAAGAATGATTTATTCATCGCGGCGAATGACAGAAGAGCAACTGATTATGGAACTGATAAATGAAATTCTCAATCGTCCTGAATTGTATGTTGTTCCAAATCCAAATGTGATGAAAGAAAAAGAAGTAATGTCCGGCGCTTCCGGTTCAGGTTGGGTAATAACGCCGGATGGATATGTTGTTACAAATGCACATGTGGTTAAAGTTGATGATGATGAGTTAAAGCAAATGATAATTATGCAGGCATTTCAGGAGCAGATAAATGAAGATATTCAGGTTACTATTGGCGATCTTCAGCAAATGGGATTAACTTTAACAGACGAACAAAGACAGAAACTAGCAAACGTATATGCATCTTTTTATGCACGATATATGACGTTGCTTACCAAACCTGTAATTCAAACATTCGTAAATCTTGGTGCTGCAATTCCCGGTTACGGAAATGTTCAGAAAGGTTATCCAGCTGAAATTAAAAAATCAGGAGAACCTGCTCCCGGGAAAGATGTCGCTATCCTGAAAATCAATGCTAACAATCTTCCCACAGTTACATTGAGTGATGAGAAGGTTAAAATTCAGGATAGAGTTATTGCAATGGGTTATCCCGGCGTAGCAACTTTTAACCCAATGCTTACCCAGGATCAAAGTAATATCGTACCGACTACGACTGCCGGAACAATAAGTGCATTTAAAAAAATGGGAACAGGTGCCTGGGAAGTTTATCAACACGATGTTGCAATTACACACGGTAATAGCGGCGGACCATTATTCAATGAGAAAGGTGAAGTTATTGGAATAAATACTTTCGGTAGTGGAAAATATAATTCACAAACCGGAAGCTGGGAAGAAGTTCAGGGATTTAATTTTGCAATTCCTGCAACAATTGTAAAAGAATTTCTTAATGAATTAAATGTTAAACCAGAGCAAGGTAAGCTTACTCAGATGTATCACGAAGCAATTGATTTATTTTTTGAAGATCATTTTGAAGCCGCAAAAGATAAATTCAAAGAAATTTATGATGCCAGTTCTGCTTTTCCTTATGTACAGGAAATGAAAGAAAAATGTGTTGCTGAAATTAATGCAGGAAGAAATGTTGCGATGTTTCCATACACTTATGTATTTGCTGGTGCAGCAGTTGTTTTGATTGGACTTTTATTTGTATTAGTTGTTCTTCCTAAAATGAAAAAACAACCAGCCGTTGTTATACCGTCAGTAACATCAGTTAAAACAACTGTGGAAGAAGAGGTAAAGAAAATTTCAGAAAGTACAACAACTTCAAGTTCCACAAAATTTTGCACTAACTGTGGTGAAAAACTACAGAGTGGCGCTAAATTTTGTCCTTCCTGTGGGACCAAAGTAATGTAA
- a CDS encoding aminotransferase class I/II-fold pyridoxal phosphate-dependent enzyme, with protein sequence MPNKITPAVRTNNITYAVRDIVVLANQVAKSGKEMLYLNIGDPNLFDFEPPRHLVDATYKAMLENKNGYAPSSGIKEAIDAIEREAERKGITNVHDIFVTTGASEAIDICLTALVNDGENVLTPTPGYPLYTAIASKLQMMENPYYLNEENGWLPDIEDIKSKINYKTRAIILINPNNPTGSLYTEENLRQIVELALEHNLVIFADEIYDKLLFDGKKHISIASLNKDVSCITFGGLSKNYMVPGFRIGWGIVSGRKEVLADYIEAINKILRARLSANHPEQYGIKPSLEGSQEHLVIAMQKLTRRRDLTVEMLNSIPGISCVKPEGAFYAFPRLHMKQPDSHFVAELIKETGVVVVPGSGFGQVPGTQHFRVVFLPNEQILEKAYKAIGDFYQKYLEKYPDLIEV encoded by the coding sequence ATGCCTAACAAAATAACACCAGCCGTCAGAACTAATAACATCACCTACGCAGTCAGAGACATTGTAGTTTTGGCAAATCAGGTTGCAAAATCAGGAAAAGAAATGTTGTATCTGAATATTGGTGATCCCAATCTTTTTGATTTTGAACCACCACGACATCTTGTTGATGCAACTTATAAAGCAATGTTGGAAAACAAAAATGGTTATGCACCTTCATCGGGAATTAAAGAAGCAATTGATGCGATTGAAAGAGAAGCTGAGAGAAAAGGTATCACGAATGTTCACGATATTTTCGTTACAACAGGTGCGAGCGAAGCAATTGATATTTGTCTTACAGCTTTGGTTAATGATGGAGAAAATGTTTTAACTCCGACGCCGGGCTATCCGCTTTATACTGCAATTGCAAGTAAACTTCAGATGATGGAAAATCCTTATTATCTGAATGAAGAAAACGGCTGGCTTCCCGATATTGAAGATATCAAGTCAAAAATAAATTATAAAACACGTGCGATAATTTTAATTAATCCGAATAATCCCACAGGTTCACTTTATACAGAAGAAAATTTAAGACAAATTGTTGAACTTGCTCTTGAACATAACCTTGTAATCTTTGCTGATGAAATTTATGATAAACTTTTGTTCGATGGAAAGAAACATATTTCAATCGCTTCTCTTAATAAAGATGTTTCTTGTATTACTTTCGGCGGCTTATCAAAAAATTATATGGTGCCAGGATTCAGAATTGGTTGGGGAATAGTCAGTGGTAGAAAAGAAGTTCTCGCTGACTACATCGAGGCAATTAACAAAATTTTGCGTGCAAGACTATCAGCAAATCATCCCGAACAATATGGAATTAAACCTTCTCTCGAAGGAAGTCAGGAACATCTTGTAATTGCAATGCAAAAACTTACCAGACGAAGAGATCTTACAGTAGAGATGTTAAACTCAATTCCGGGAATTTCATGTGTTAAACCTGAAGGTGCATTCTATGCTTTTCCAAGATTACATATGAAACAACCTGATTCTCACTTCGTTGCAGAATTGATTAAAGAAACCGGTGTTGTTGTTGTACCCGGAAGCGGATTTGGTCAGGTTCCTGGCACTCAACATTTCAGAGTTGTATTTTTACCCAATGAACAAATTCTCGAAAAAGCTTACAAGGCAATCGGAGATTTTTATCAGAAGTATCTCGAAAAGTATCCTGATCTGATTGAAGTTTAA
- a CDS encoding M16 family metallopeptidase, with protein MDNYKITVLPGGVRVISEFIPHFKSFSLGFWINVGSRDENSRNNGITHFIEHMIFKGTKNRTAKQISDAIESYGGYLNAFTSKEETCVYVRGLENNFNLYFDVLSDLVQNPLFKDSHIKKEAGVVIDELRDIEDNPEEMIFDKFEEKIFAGNSLSYPIIGTEKNILSFNSTLLHQYHKKFYRADNLLIVSSGCIEHEKIVELAQKSVTLKPGNSNQKRKTFVKNFAEDFFVEKETNQIHTIIGKTSFGFNDERRTALKILTTLLGEGSSSRLFQAVREKLGITYQINSFLNSYKDVSAFGVYYSTSEKHWEKVHTIINREFNKIVDGKIKENEIKRVKEYLKGNTILSLENTTNRMIRLANSILHYGKILSLEEIIKKIDSVTKEDIIQIANEVLSQKELVTITLGSKNKSINKAA; from the coding sequence TTGGATAATTATAAAATAACAGTTTTACCGGGCGGCGTTAGAGTAATCTCTGAATTCATTCCACATTTCAAGTCCTTTTCACTTGGATTCTGGATAAATGTTGGTTCAAGAGATGAGAATTCCCGTAACAACGGAATTACTCATTTCATCGAACATATGATTTTCAAAGGAACGAAGAACAGAACCGCAAAACAAATCTCCGACGCAATTGAATCATACGGTGGATATCTTAATGCATTCACTTCAAAGGAAGAAACCTGTGTTTATGTTCGTGGGCTCGAGAATAATTTTAATCTTTATTTTGATGTTTTGAGCGACCTCGTTCAAAATCCTTTGTTCAAAGATTCGCATATTAAAAAAGAAGCCGGCGTTGTTATAGATGAATTAAGAGATATTGAAGACAATCCAGAAGAAATGATTTTCGACAAATTTGAAGAGAAAATTTTTGCCGGAAATTCTTTAAGCTATCCGATAATCGGAACAGAGAAAAATATTTTATCTTTCAACTCAACATTGTTGCATCAATATCATAAAAAATTTTACAGAGCTGATAATCTTCTTATTGTTTCTTCCGGTTGTATAGAACATGAAAAAATAGTTGAACTTGCTCAAAAATCTGTTACTCTTAAGCCAGGGAATTCGAACCAAAAAAGAAAAACTTTTGTTAAAAATTTTGCTGAAGATTTTTTTGTAGAAAAAGAAACTAATCAGATTCATACAATTATTGGGAAGACATCTTTCGGATTTAACGATGAGCGAAGAACTGCCCTGAAAATTTTGACGACATTGCTTGGAGAAGGTAGCAGTTCAAGATTGTTTCAGGCAGTAAGAGAAAAACTTGGAATTACTTATCAGATTAATTCGTTCCTTAATTCGTATAAAGATGTTTCAGCTTTTGGAGTTTATTACTCAACCAGTGAAAAACATTGGGAAAAAGTTCATACGATTATAAACAGAGAGTTCAATAAAATTGTAGATGGTAAAATTAAAGAAAATGAAATAAAGCGTGTAAAGGAATATCTGAAAGGCAATACAATTTTAAGTCTTGAAAATACTACAAACAGAATGATCCGCCTAGCAAATTCAATTCTTCATTATGGAAAAATTCTAAGTCTTGAAGAAATAATTAAAAAGATTGATTCTGTTACCAAAGAAGATATAATTCAGATTGCTAACGAAGTTCTGTCACAAAAAGAATTAGTCACAATAACTTTAGGTTCAAAAAATAAATCAATTAACAAAGCAGCATAA